The following coding sequences lie in one Saccharopolyspora hordei genomic window:
- a CDS encoding DUF7581 domain-containing protein, with translation MKADPAVQRRLLDLAEADAELNRVQHRRRSLPELEQIGEAEREVRAKRDELVVAETAFNDIEREIKRLENEVEQVRKREQRDRDLMASGASAKQLEDLEHELETLARRQGILEDEQLEVMEQREALEMNVTKSREALSEAERRLAEVQERRDQALADLEVAHTRTQGERDRIVAELPEGLVALYERIRAKGGIAAGLLQGSRCGACRIELDRTALIEVRDAAADDVVRCEECGAILVRTGENR, from the coding sequence GTGAAAGCCGACCCCGCTGTGCAACGACGGCTGCTCGACCTCGCGGAGGCGGACGCGGAGCTCAACCGCGTCCAGCACCGGCGGCGGTCGCTGCCCGAGCTGGAACAGATCGGCGAGGCCGAGCGGGAGGTGCGGGCCAAGCGCGACGAGCTCGTGGTGGCCGAGACCGCGTTCAACGACATCGAGCGCGAGATCAAGCGCCTGGAGAACGAGGTCGAGCAGGTGCGCAAGCGCGAGCAGCGGGACCGCGACCTGATGGCCTCGGGCGCCTCGGCCAAGCAGCTGGAGGACCTGGAGCACGAGCTGGAGACGCTGGCGCGGCGCCAGGGCATCCTCGAGGACGAGCAGCTCGAGGTCATGGAGCAGCGCGAAGCGCTCGAGATGAACGTGACCAAGTCCCGCGAGGCGCTGAGCGAGGCCGAGCGGCGGCTGGCCGAGGTGCAGGAGCGCCGTGACCAGGCCCTGGCCGACCTGGAGGTGGCGCACACCCGGACCCAGGGCGAGCGGGACCGGATCGTCGCGGAGCTGCCGGAGGGTCTCGTCGCGCTGTACGAGCGCATCCGCGCCAAGGGCGGCATCGCCGCCGGGCTGCTGCAGGGCTCGCGGTGCGGCGCGTGCCGGATCGAGCTGGACCGCACCGCGCTGATCGAGGTCCGTGACGCGGCCGCCGACGACGTGGTCCGCTGCGAGGAGTGCGGCGCCATCCTGGTGCGCACCGGGGAGAACCGGTGA
- a CDS encoding Nif3-like dinuclear metal center hexameric protein, translating to MAVRIRDVVEALEAAYPTDLAESWDAVGLVCGDPEALVQRVLFCVDPVEATVDEAVDFGAQLLVSHHPLLLRGVHGVPADDPKGRVVHRLIRSGIGLYCAHTNADSAVPGVSDALAGALGLTVDRPLAPHAEGASTGLGRIGELPEAEPFRDFVARVAQSLPTTAWGVRGAGEPERPIRTVAVCGGAGDSFLATAAAAGVDAYVTADLRHHPAGEHVARADVPGTEVPALVDVAHWASEWPWCQQAADIVAAALPDTVEVLVSTRRTDPWTLHAGAASDPGRALA from the coding sequence GTGGCGGTTCGGATTCGGGATGTGGTCGAGGCCTTGGAGGCGGCCTACCCGACCGACCTGGCGGAGAGCTGGGACGCGGTCGGCCTGGTGTGCGGCGACCCGGAGGCGCTGGTGCAGCGGGTGCTGTTCTGCGTGGACCCGGTCGAGGCCACAGTGGACGAAGCGGTCGACTTCGGGGCGCAGCTGCTGGTCTCGCACCACCCGCTGCTGCTGCGCGGCGTGCACGGCGTGCCCGCCGACGACCCCAAGGGCCGTGTCGTGCACCGGTTGATCCGCTCCGGCATCGGCCTGTACTGCGCGCACACCAACGCCGACAGCGCCGTGCCGGGAGTGTCGGACGCACTGGCCGGGGCGCTCGGCCTGACCGTGGACCGCCCGCTGGCCCCGCACGCCGAGGGCGCCAGCACCGGGTTGGGGCGCATCGGCGAGCTGCCCGAGGCCGAACCGTTCCGCGACTTCGTCGCGCGCGTGGCGCAGAGCCTGCCCACCACGGCGTGGGGCGTGCGCGGCGCGGGCGAGCCGGAGCGCCCGATCCGCACCGTGGCGGTGTGCGGCGGCGCCGGCGACTCGTTCCTGGCCACCGCCGCGGCGGCCGGCGTCGACGCCTACGTCACCGCTGACCTGCGGCACCACCCGGCCGGCGAGCACGTCGCGCGGGCCGACGTGCCGGGCACCGAGGTGCCCGCGCTGGTGGACGTGGCCCACTGGGCCAGCGAGTGGCCGTGGTGCCAGCAGGCCGCGGACATCGTCGCCGCCGCGCTGCCGGATACAGTCGAAGTCCTCGTTTCCACCCGCCGGACCGACCCGTGGACGCTCCACGCCGGTGCGGCATCCGACCCTGGGAGGGCGCTGGCGTGA
- the cobC gene encoding Rv2231c family pyridoxal phosphate-dependent protein CobC: MSSEHDQDPLRHHGDVDAESGLLDFAVNVRLDRPPAWLRQRLAAALDDLGRYPSAADDAAARAAAAARHGRDADEVLLLAGAAEGFSLLPSLRPRLAALVHPSFTEPEVALRTAGVAVTRVQLDPADGYRLDAEAVPEQADLVVLGNPTNPTSVLHPAAEVERLLRPGRVVVVDEAFADTVPGEPESLAGRRDPGLLVLRSLTKMWGLPGLRAGYALGTPELLARLARTRPHWPIGSLVLEAVRACCEPGALAESERAAAEFTAHRDGLVAELTALPGVEVVLPARAPFLLLRVDGGERVRAELRERGVAVRRGDTFPGLGADHLRVAVRDPEHNALLVKAFRDVLGRG; the protein is encoded by the coding sequence ATGAGCAGCGAGCACGACCAGGACCCGTTGCGCCACCACGGCGACGTGGATGCCGAGAGCGGGCTGCTCGACTTCGCGGTGAACGTCCGGCTGGACCGCCCGCCGGCCTGGCTGCGCCAGCGCCTCGCCGCGGCGCTGGACGACCTCGGCCGCTACCCGTCGGCCGCCGACGACGCGGCCGCCCGCGCGGCCGCCGCCGCCCGCCACGGCCGGGACGCCGACGAGGTGCTGCTGCTCGCGGGCGCTGCCGAGGGCTTCTCGCTGCTGCCGTCGCTGCGTCCCCGGCTGGCCGCGCTGGTGCACCCGTCGTTCACCGAACCGGAGGTGGCGCTGCGCACCGCCGGGGTGGCGGTGACCCGGGTGCAGCTGGACCCCGCCGACGGCTACCGGCTCGACGCCGAGGCCGTGCCGGAGCAGGCGGACCTGGTGGTGCTGGGCAACCCGACCAACCCCACGTCGGTCCTGCACCCGGCCGCGGAGGTCGAGCGGCTGCTGCGGCCGGGCCGGGTCGTGGTCGTCGACGAGGCCTTCGCCGACACCGTGCCGGGCGAGCCGGAGTCGCTGGCCGGTCGCCGCGACCCGGGGCTGCTGGTGCTGCGCAGCCTCACCAAGATGTGGGGCCTGCCGGGACTGCGCGCCGGGTACGCCCTGGGCACGCCGGAGCTGCTGGCCCGGCTCGCCCGCACCCGCCCGCACTGGCCGATCGGCTCGCTGGTGCTGGAGGCGGTGCGCGCCTGCTGCGAGCCGGGCGCGCTGGCCGAGTCGGAGCGGGCTGCGGCCGAGTTCACCGCGCACCGGGACGGGCTGGTGGCCGAGCTGACCGCGCTCCCGGGCGTGGAGGTCGTGCTGCCCGCGCGGGCGCCGTTCCTGCTGCTGCGGGTCGACGGGGGCGAGCGGGTGCGGGCGGAGCTGCGGGAGCGGGGGGTGGCCGTGCGGCGCGGCGACACCTTCCCCGGCCTCGGCGCCGACCACCTCCGGGTCGCGGTGCGCGACCCGGAGCACAACGCCTTGCTGGTCAAGGCCTTTCGTGACGTTCTGGGACGGGGGTGA
- a CDS encoding low molecular weight protein-tyrosine-phosphatase, with amino-acid sequence MHISFICSGNICRSPMAALVFRERLRREGLDGQVEVSSAGTGPWHVGEPADPRTAKVLADNGYPTEHVAAQIDDHHLGADLLLAMDAGHLRAVRRLVDDPSKVRLMRSFDPGAEEGAEVPDPYYGGPRGFDDVLAMVEAAMPGLVDWVRERV; translated from the coding sequence GTGCACATCTCCTTCATCTGCTCCGGCAACATCTGCCGGTCCCCGATGGCCGCCCTGGTGTTCCGCGAACGGCTGCGGCGGGAGGGCCTCGACGGGCAGGTCGAGGTCTCCAGCGCGGGGACCGGACCGTGGCACGTCGGCGAACCGGCCGACCCGCGGACCGCGAAGGTGCTGGCCGACAACGGCTACCCCACCGAGCACGTCGCCGCGCAGATCGACGACCACCACCTGGGCGCGGACCTGCTGCTGGCGATGGACGCCGGGCACCTGCGCGCGGTCCGCCGCCTCGTCGACGACCCGTCGAAGGTGCGGTTGATGCGCTCCTTCGACCCCGGGGCCGAGGAGGGGGCCGAGGTGCCGGACCCGTACTACGGCGGTCCGCGCGGCTTCGACGACGTGCTGGCGATGGTCGAGGCCGCGATGCCCGGCCTGGTCGACTGGGTCCGCGAGCGGGTGTGA
- a CDS encoding fructosamine kinase family protein, whose product MTAVREEARSAVASLTSREPVEVRQLGGGDTAAAFAVRLDDGAVVFAKTAPPSMPGAIEAEAASLAWLAEPGTVAVPAVLGHSDRWLVTEHVEAAVPTAAAAEELGRGLARLHAAGAPAFGAAPPGGPADAWIGLAPMRNETAADWPTFYAEHRVEPYLRRAVDSGALSAADGAVVSQVCADLDRLAGPVEPPARLHGDLWSGNVHWGADRAWLIDPAAHGGHRETDLAMLHLFGCPHLDRIVAAYQEVHPLADGWRDRIALHQLFPLLVHAVLFGGGYGAQAARAARAALRAG is encoded by the coding sequence GTGACCGCGGTGCGCGAGGAAGCCCGCTCGGCAGTGGCGTCCCTCACCTCCCGCGAACCGGTGGAGGTGCGGCAGCTCGGCGGTGGCGACACCGCGGCGGCGTTCGCGGTCCGCCTCGACGACGGTGCCGTGGTGTTCGCCAAGACGGCGCCGCCGTCGATGCCCGGCGCGATCGAGGCCGAAGCCGCCTCCCTGGCCTGGCTGGCCGAGCCCGGCACCGTCGCCGTGCCCGCGGTGCTCGGGCACTCCGACCGCTGGCTGGTCACCGAGCACGTCGAGGCCGCCGTGCCCACGGCGGCCGCCGCCGAGGAGCTCGGCCGGGGCCTCGCGCGGCTGCACGCGGCCGGGGCTCCCGCCTTCGGCGCCGCACCGCCGGGCGGCCCGGCGGACGCCTGGATCGGCCTGGCCCCGATGCGCAACGAGACGGCGGCGGACTGGCCGACGTTCTACGCCGAGCACCGCGTCGAGCCCTACCTGCGGCGGGCGGTGGACTCCGGGGCGCTCAGCGCGGCGGACGGCGCCGTGGTCTCGCAGGTCTGCGCCGACCTCGACCGGCTCGCCGGGCCCGTCGAACCGCCCGCCCGCCTGCACGGTGACCTGTGGAGCGGCAACGTGCACTGGGGCGCGGACCGGGCCTGGCTCATCGACCCGGCGGCGCACGGCGGCCACCGCGAGACCGACCTGGCGATGCTCCACCTGTTCGGGTGCCCGCACCTGGACCGCATCGTGGCCGCCTACCAGGAGGTCCACCCGCTGGCGGACGGCTGGCGCGACCGCATCGCCCTCCACCAGCTGTTCCCGCTGCTGGTGCACGCGGTGCTCTTCGGCGGCGGCTACGGCGCCCAGGCCGCCCGCGCGGCCCGCGCCGCCCTGCGCGCGGGCTGA
- a CDS encoding cold-shock protein, whose amino-acid sequence MTQGTVKWFNSEKGFGFIAPDGGGPDVFVHYSAIDSGGFRTLEENQQVTYDVTQGPKGLQAASVRTV is encoded by the coding sequence ATGACCCAGGGAACCGTGAAGTGGTTCAACTCCGAGAAGGGCTTCGGCTTCATCGCGCCTGACGGCGGTGGTCCGGACGTGTTCGTGCACTACTCGGCCATCGACAGCGGCGGGTTCCGCACCCTCGAGGAGAACCAGCAGGTGACCTACGACGTCACCCAGGGCCCGAAGGGCCTGCAGGCCGCTTCCGTCCGCACGGTCTGA
- a CDS encoding SURF1 family cytochrome oxidase biogenesis protein encodes MRLKFLLRPGWLGLIALVAVFTTLCFTLLAPWQFSRNDETQARNDAIAASLNAPPRPLAEVLPAGRAPDQRTEWSKVLLHGRYLPEGETLGWQRTVLGEPAFEVLTPFRLDDGSTVLVNRGYVRPVEGVRAPAYDAPPAGEVTVTARVRADETDSKHRPLFEHDGHRWAYAINSETISQGTGLDLRPGYFALVEGQPGELGALPLPRLESGPYFSYALQWIAFGIMAIIAVAYLIYTELRPGARPAWRQGEAGTAGGTDEPVRRKKKMSVAEAIAEEERREREEAERREREEAERREREEAERREREAAGTSDADSSRGA; translated from the coding sequence GTGCGTCTGAAGTTCTTGCTGCGACCCGGTTGGCTCGGCTTGATCGCGCTGGTCGCGGTCTTCACCACGCTGTGCTTCACCCTGCTCGCGCCCTGGCAGTTCAGCCGCAACGACGAGACGCAGGCGCGCAACGACGCCATCGCCGCGTCCCTCAACGCCCCGCCGCGCCCGCTGGCCGAGGTGCTGCCCGCCGGGCGAGCACCGGACCAGCGCACCGAGTGGTCGAAGGTGCTGCTGCACGGCCGGTACCTGCCCGAGGGCGAGACGCTCGGCTGGCAGCGCACCGTGCTCGGCGAACCCGCGTTCGAGGTGCTCACCCCGTTCCGGCTGGACGACGGCTCGACAGTGCTGGTGAACCGCGGGTACGTCCGGCCCGTGGAGGGCGTCCGCGCGCCGGCCTACGACGCGCCCCCGGCCGGTGAGGTGACGGTCACCGCCCGGGTCCGCGCCGACGAGACCGACAGCAAGCACCGTCCGCTGTTCGAGCACGACGGGCACCGCTGGGCGTACGCGATCAACTCCGAGACCATCTCCCAGGGCACCGGCCTCGACCTGCGGCCCGGCTACTTCGCGCTCGTCGAGGGCCAGCCCGGCGAGCTCGGCGCGCTGCCGCTGCCCCGCCTGGAGTCCGGACCGTACTTCTCCTACGCGCTGCAGTGGATCGCCTTCGGCATCATGGCGATCATCGCGGTCGCGTACCTGATCTACACGGAACTGCGCCCCGGCGCCCGCCCGGCCTGGCGCCAAGGCGAGGCAGGGACCGCAGGCGGCACGGACGAGCCGGTCCGCCGCAAGAAGAAGATGTCGGTGGCCGAAGCCATCGCCGAAGAAGAGCGCCGCGAACGCGAGGAAGCCGAGCGCCGCGAGCGCGAAGAGGCAGAGCGTCGCGAGCGCGAAGAGGCAGAGCGTCGCGAGCGCGAAGCCGCGGGCACCTCGGACGCGGACTCCTCCCGCGGGGCCTGA